In Hoeflea sp. IMCC20628, the DNA window TCCTGTCATTGCCGCAACATTTGTTATCCGTTGGCTCGGTGCAGTGAAGATGTTTGATATCGTTTTGGCAGCGACCTATGGCGGGCCGGGCAAGGCCACCAACGTCATCAATCTCTTCATCTATGAAGAGGCGTTTCGATCGTTGCGCTTTGCCGAATCCGCAGCGATGGCTGTGATCGTGCTGGTGTTGACCATGGTTCTGACCGGGATATTCCTGCGTGCCAGCCGTAAGCTGGAGGACCTGTTTTGAGCTCGCCAGTCACCTCAACACAACGTCATGCCGGACGCACGCTTGGTCACAAGCTGCGTGTTGCCGGCGGTGTCTTCATCAGCATTGTCTTCCTGTTCCCGATCTACTGGATGATCCTGACTTCATTCAAGGATCAGGTCGACATCTTTACCACCCCGCCGAAGTTCTTTTTTACTCCGACGCTGGCGGCCTATGTCGAATACATGCAGCGCGCGGATGTCATGAACCGCCTGATCAACACCATCATCGTCGCAACCGGAGCCGGGCTGCTTTCGATCGTTGTCGGCACGATGGCAGGTTACGCACTTGCCCGCATCCGGTTGCGTGGCGCGGCGACATTCGGCCTGCTCATTCTCCTGTCGCGCGGCGTTCCGCCTATCGCGCTCGCCGTGCCGATGTTTCTTGTCGCACGCAAACTCGGTCTAATCGACAAGCACATCACGCTGATCCTGGCTTACAGCACCTTTCTCATTCCCTATGTGATGTGGCTGATGCGGAGTTTCTTCATGGGATTGCCGCGCGAGCTTGAGGAATCCGCGATGATCGACGGATGCTCCCGCTACGGTGCCTTCTTCAAGATCATCCTGCCGATCTCGTTGCCCGGCGTTTTGTCGACCTTGATCTTCTCCATGATCCTGGCCTGGGAGGAACTGCTTTTCGCACTGGTGCTGACCAACCGTCACGCCTCAACGATCCCGGTGGCGATCGCGGGCATCGCCGGCGATACTGTCAATGGCGCCAATTGGGCCGCGCTCACGGCTGTCGGTACCATTACCGTCATACCCGTCGTGGTCTTCGCGCTCATGGTTCAGAAGTGGCTGATCAAGGGATTGGCGGAGGGGGCGACCAAGGGATAGAAACGGGTTTCCCCCTTCCAACCGAAACTGGATAGAGTCGATGGTACATTCCAAAACCTATATGACAAAGGCCGAACTCGCGCGGCAGCACATTCAATCGATGATCCTGAGCGGCACCGTCGGGCCGGGTGATCGGATTACGACACGGGAAGTCTCGACCGCACTCGGCATTAGCGAGACTCCGATCCGTGAAGCGATTCGTGGTTTGGCGTCGGAAGGTTGGCTCTCCATCCAGAATCATATCGGCGCTGTCGTGCAGGGGCTGAAAGCCGAGCAGATCAAAGAGCTCAGCGCACTGCGCGGACTGGTCTGCGGCCTTGCCATTGAACTTGGGGCGTCCAATTTCGATGCCAAGCGCCTCGACATGATCGACCGTAACATCGATGACTATGCCGAGGCTCTGGAATGCAATGATTACCAGCTGGTCGCGGAGAAGAACTACGAGTTCCACGAACTGCTTTGCGACAGCCCGCAATCGCCCTGGTGCCGCCGCCTTATTGAAAACATGCACGGACAAATGTCTGCGCAGCGGCATGGCATTCCACCGCAGCATCACCGTCTTGGCGACGCGCTGGAAGAACACAAGCGTGTGCGCGACATGTTGCGCGCAGGCGATTTCACGGGCGCGGCGAACATGGTCAAGAAACACGAGAAGAACACCGGCGATTTTCTGATCAAAATGATCAGTGGAATGCCCGGTGAAGGAAGAGAGAAGTAGGCCCACCGGCTTGCTAACCGTTCACACTCAAGTGGATGGAAACGGGAGGATATCTGAATGGGTACGGTGCAAATACGCGATGTTCGCAAGTCCTATGGTTCCGTCGAGGTACTGCATGGCGTGTCGATCGATATCGAGGATGGCGAGTTTGTGGCCCTGGTCGGGCCATCGGGATGTGGAAAGTCGACCCTGCTCCGCATGATCGCCGGGCTTGAGGACATTTCCGGCGGAGAAATCCTGATCAGGGATCGCGTTGTCAACGGCATTGCGCCCAAGGATCGGGACATCGCGATGGTGTTTCAGAACTACGCGCTCTATCCACACATGAATGTTCGCGACAATATGGGCTTTGCGTTGCGTCAGCGCCGGGTGTCCAAGGCAGAAATTGCTGAGCGCGTCGACAATGCGGCACGAATTCTCGGCCTCGAACCTTTTCTCGATCGCAAGCCGCGGCAACTGTCGGGTGGACAGCGCCAGCGCGTTGCCATGGGACGGGCTATTGTCCGCAGCCCCAATGTATTCCTGTTCGATGAGCCGCTTTCCAACCTTGACGCCAAGCTTCGTGTGCAGATGCGATCCGAAATCAAGGAACTGCATCAGCGGCTCAAGACGACGACGATCTATGTTACGCACGACCAGATCGAGGCGATGACACTGGCTGATCGGGTCGTGGTGATGAATGGTGGCGTCATCGAACAGGTGGGCTCGCCACTGGAGCTCTATGATCATCCAGCAAGCCTGTTTGTGGCCGCATTCATCGGCTCGCCGCCGATGAATTTCCTTGAGGGTGACCTCACCAACAAGACAACATTCACACTCGCCGACGGAACAACACTGAATTTGCCGGTCGCGGACCCAAAGAACCGTTCACAAGTGACGATCGGCATCCGCCCGGAGCACTTTACCATTGGTGATTCCGGCTGGCCGGCAACGGTTTCCGTCGTCGAACCGACGGGATCGGAAACCCAGATAACGGCACGCCTTGCGGGAAAGATCATTCGCGTGCTCATTCGCGGACGCACCTCCACAAAGCCAGGCGAAACCGTTCACCTTGCTGTCGATCCCCGGCTGCTCCACTTTTTCGATGCCGCGCCGGTGCCGATCGTGGCAGAGTTGGAAGACGTGGCTTGAATTCGGCCTGGTGGAAATGATGGTGACCCAATGCAAGGAGTCTTGAAGCGTGCGTGAATTGCAGAAATTCTACATTGGCGGCCAGTGGGTTGCGGCCCGGTCCGGGGTGACACATCCAATGATCGACCCGTCATCCGAGCAACCGACCGGCACGGTAGCCATGGGCGACGGCAACGATGTGGATGCTGCCGTCGCCGCGGCCCATGCTGTGTTTCCAGGCTGGGCTGCGACTGACCCGGCAGACCGGGTTGCCTTGATTGAACGTATCCAAAAAATATACGCTGCGCGCAGCGAAGAAATGGCGCGTGCGATCTCGGAAGAGATGGGCGCGCCGATGGAATTGGCCAGAACACGTCAGGCGCCAGCCGCATTGCGCCACATGACCAATTTTCTTGAGGCCATGAAACATTTCGAGTTCCTCCGGCTACTGGGCCCACATGCGCCCGATGACCGGATCTTGCTGGAGCCGATCGGTGTCGTCGGCCTGATTACCCCATGGAACTGGCCGATGAGCCAGGTTGCCCTGAAGGTCATACCGGCGTTGCTCGCCGGCTGCACCATGGTGCTCAAACCTTCGGAATTCGCCCCGCTGTCCTCAACCCTGCTGGCCGAAATCGTTGATGAGGCTGGAGCGCCCGCAGGTGTCTTCAATCTTGTCCAGGGCGACGGGCAGACCGCTGGTGCGCGGCTGGTTGCTCATCCGGATGTGACGATGATCAGTTTTACAGGATCGACGCGAGCTGGTCAGAGCGTTCTCATGGGTGCGGCTTCCAGCTTCAAGCGCGTTGCTCTCGAACTGGGCGGCAAGGGGGCCAATCTCATTTTCGCCGACGCCGATGAACAGGCGGTCGAGCGCGGTGTTCGTCAGTGTTTCATGAATAGCGGGCAAAGTTGTAATGCCCCTACTCGCATGCTTGTCGAACGGTCTGCTTATGCGGAGGCGGTGGAAAGGGCGCGCGAGGTGGCCGAAGAAACCGCAGTCGGCATGTCAGGCAGTGAAGGCGGTCATATCGGCCCGGTGGTGTCGGCACGGCAATACGAACAGATCCAGGCGCTGATCGAGGCAGGAATAGACGAAGGCGCCCGGCTGGTGGCTGGCGGCTGTGGACGTCCATCGGGCTTTAACAGAGGATACTTCGTCCAACCGACAGTTTTCGCCGATGTGACCAACGAAATGCGGATCGCGCGCAAGGAAATTTTCGGGCCCGTGCTTTCAATCATCCCCTTCGAAAACGAGGAAGACGCCATCCGGCTTGCCAACGACACCCCTTATGGCCTGACGAACTACGTTCAGAGCGGAGATGGTGAACGCCGCAACCGGCTGGCACAGCGCCTGCACTCGGGGATGGTCGAGATGAACGGCCAGCCGCGCGGGGCGGGGTCTCCTTTCGGCGGTGTCGGCCATTCCGGCGGCGCCA includes these proteins:
- a CDS encoding aldehyde dehydrogenase family protein encodes the protein MRELQKFYIGGQWVAARSGVTHPMIDPSSEQPTGTVAMGDGNDVDAAVAAAHAVFPGWAATDPADRVALIERIQKIYAARSEEMARAISEEMGAPMELARTRQAPAALRHMTNFLEAMKHFEFLRLLGPHAPDDRILLEPIGVVGLITPWNWPMSQVALKVIPALLAGCTMVLKPSEFAPLSSTLLAEIVDEAGAPAGVFNLVQGDGQTAGARLVAHPDVTMISFTGSTRAGQSVLMGAASSFKRVALELGGKGANLIFADADEQAVERGVRQCFMNSGQSCNAPTRMLVERSAYAEAVERAREVAEETAVGMSGSEGGHIGPVVSARQYEQIQALIEAGIDEGARLVAGGCGRPSGFNRGYFVQPTVFADVTNEMRIARKEIFGPVLSIIPFENEEDAIRLANDTPYGLTNYVQSGDGERRNRLAQRLHSGMVEMNGQPRGAGSPFGGVGHSGGAREGGSWGLEEFMIVKSVSGWS
- a CDS encoding GntR family transcriptional regulator; the protein is MVHSKTYMTKAELARQHIQSMILSGTVGPGDRITTREVSTALGISETPIREAIRGLASEGWLSIQNHIGAVVQGLKAEQIKELSALRGLVCGLAIELGASNFDAKRLDMIDRNIDDYAEALECNDYQLVAEKNYEFHELLCDSPQSPWCRRLIENMHGQMSAQRHGIPPQHHRLGDALEEHKRVRDMLRAGDFTGAANMVKKHEKNTGDFLIKMISGMPGEGREK
- the ugpC gene encoding sn-glycerol-3-phosphate ABC transporter ATP-binding protein UgpC; translation: MGTVQIRDVRKSYGSVEVLHGVSIDIEDGEFVALVGPSGCGKSTLLRMIAGLEDISGGEILIRDRVVNGIAPKDRDIAMVFQNYALYPHMNVRDNMGFALRQRRVSKAEIAERVDNAARILGLEPFLDRKPRQLSGGQRQRVAMGRAIVRSPNVFLFDEPLSNLDAKLRVQMRSEIKELHQRLKTTTIYVTHDQIEAMTLADRVVVMNGGVIEQVGSPLELYDHPASLFVAAFIGSPPMNFLEGDLTNKTTFTLADGTTLNLPVADPKNRSQVTIGIRPEHFTIGDSGWPATVSVVEPTGSETQITARLAGKIIRVLIRGRTSTKPGETVHLAVDPRLLHFFDAAPVPIVAELEDVA
- a CDS encoding carbohydrate ABC transporter permease, which gives rise to MSSPVTSTQRHAGRTLGHKLRVAGGVFISIVFLFPIYWMILTSFKDQVDIFTTPPKFFFTPTLAAYVEYMQRADVMNRLINTIIVATGAGLLSIVVGTMAGYALARIRLRGAATFGLLILLSRGVPPIALAVPMFLVARKLGLIDKHITLILAYSTFLIPYVMWLMRSFFMGLPRELEESAMIDGCSRYGAFFKIILPISLPGVLSTLIFSMILAWEELLFALVLTNRHASTIPVAIAGIAGDTVNGANWAALTAVGTITVIPVVVFALMVQKWLIKGLAEGATKG